In Papaver somniferum cultivar HN1 chromosome 1, ASM357369v1, whole genome shotgun sequence, a genomic segment contains:
- the LOC113285484 gene encoding zinc finger MYM-type protein 1-like: MTRRKTKCQSGAFKAKKRKRIEQLESSLRGSMNKYLARTSDSVGLPERISESDGPAAAETMNDINSDDSDEEYANLVNEMEKEDGLLNGGSSSGGLSGYNQNVQGKELLQPTINESEHGNDEVRNEEYGPVNIYDPGNWNFIDQHFRDFLVEKGPIRVSKNVQYPYNEHRRRFSNRHYKRKMSNGERVDRRWLVYSTVRDRVFCFSCKLFKGDGIDCQLDTIGSNDWHNLGKKLRHHDTCHGHLQSMSIWNELERRLKKNETIDKAMQEQIKREKEYWKQVLVRIVSLIKTLAKNNLAFRGDNEKIGQSNNGNFLSFIEMIAEFDLVMQDHLRRFKDQDIHHHYLSPKIQNELISLLAHHVREKIIEKVHKGKYFSVLLDCTSDISREEQMSLIVRSVDYLTTPKVEEHFLGFLKVEKTTGLGLFEEMKNLLEKLKIDFDDLRGQGYDNGANMKGKNKGVQNRLLKENPREFYMPCACHSLNLMLLDMDKSCPKAESFFSVMQRIYKLFSKSTKRWQVFKKHVTGFTVKPLSDTRWESHIESVKAI, from the coding sequence ATGACTCGTAGGAAAACAAAATGCCAGAGTGGTGCTTTCAAagctaagaaaagaaaaagaatagagCAGCTTGAAAGTTCTTTAAGAGGATCGATGAACAAATATTTGGCTCGAACAAGTGATAGTGTTGGACTTCCGGAAAGAATAAGTGAAAGTGATGgtcctgcagcagcagaaacaatgaATGACATTAACagtgatgattctgatgaagaatatGCAAATTTGGTTAATGAAATGGAGAAAGAAGATGGTTTGCTCAATGGTGGTAGTAGTAGTGGTGGTCTTAGTGGATATAATCAGAATGTGCAAGGTAAAGAATTGTTACAACCAACTATAAATGAGAGTGAACACGGGAACGACGAAGTGCGGAATGAAGAGTACGGACCGGTAAACATTTATGATCCAGGAAATTGGAACTTCATTGACCAACATTTCAGAGATTTTTTGGTAGAAAAGGGTCCCATCAGAGTAAGTAAAAATGTCCAATATCCTTACAATGAACATCGTAGACGATTCTCTAATCGTCATTATAAACGAAAAATGAGTAATGGGGAAAGGGTTGATAGGAGATGGCTAGTATATTCAACTGTTAGGGATCGCGTTTTCTGTTTTAGTTGCAAATTGTTTAAGGGAGATGGGATTGATTGTCAGTTGGATACCATTGGCTCTAATGATTGGCATAATCTTGGTAAAAAACTTAGACATCATGATACCTGCCATGGGCATCTACAATCCATGTCTATATGGAATGAACTggaaagaagattgaagaagaatgAAACTATCGATAAGGCTATGCAAGAACAGATCAAGAGAGAAAAAGAGTATTGGAAACAAGTCTTGGTTAGAATAGTTTCTCTTATCAAAACTCTTGCTAAAAATAATTTAGCTTTCCGCGGTGATAACGAAAAGATTGGCCAATCAAATAACGGCAATTTTTTGAGCTTTATTGAAATGATTGCAGAGTTTGATTTGGTAATGCAAGATCATCTTCGACGTTTCAAAGATCAGGACATTCACCATCATTACCTTAGTCCCAAGATACAAAATGAGTTGATTTCGCTATTGGCACACCATGTGAGAgagaaaattattgaaaaagtTCACAAAGGAAAATATTTTTCTGTGTTGCTTGATTGTACTTCGGATATAAGCCGTGAAGAACAAATGTCACTTATTGTAAGATCTGTGGATTATTTAACAACTCCAAAAGTTGAAGAACACTTTCTAGGTTTCTTAAAAGTGGAAAAAACCACTGGACTAGGACTTTTTGAGGAGATGAAAAACCTTTTGGAGAAGCTtaagattgattttgatgatctcCGAGGACAAGGGTACGATAACGGAGCTAATATGAAGGGGAAAAACAAAGGGGTGCAAAACAGGCTACTCAAGGAAAATCCAAGGGAATTTTATATGCCGTGTGCATGTCATAGTCTTAATCTTATGCTTCTGGATATGGATAAATCATGTCCTAAAGCAGAATCATTTTTCAGTGTTATGCAGCGGATATACAAGTTGTTTTCAAAATCTACAAAACGTTGGCAAGTATTTAAAAAACATGTGACTGGTTTCACTGTTAAGCCATTATCGGATACTCGATGGGAAAGTCATATAGAGAGTGTTAAAGCAATATGA